A genomic segment from Nematostella vectensis chromosome 6, jaNemVect1.1, whole genome shotgun sequence encodes:
- the LOC5506691 gene encoding TP53-binding protein 1 isoform X2 encodes MDFSENCDFSPPCLLVPNSQFEELEFGPHEHIKSITTSLPGLLPPSKRAAIISKNNVNDGLLTGSPQYDDVQEGAIRYAGGTGNSGGGGGNATSEKSEDAGGSSSTTGAGDQGSAGQGGGGGGTTAGSGGDGGDNHDDDDDEEEPSAYEDDTSHSENQSSSSNNSIPNLIPPGQPHEGSIPEWKYPFSDTAQQKKMNQSSCSSYQSANITSSSSESAIQSNVSTSYSQASTAVVGNDSVSELHNVSGASEELHAHNDSTASTAAADDVADVSDIHTPESTSGVQQRPLLLKKSSSSSSGVSKSSVNSSMYQASSSSSPTSLSTLSSPETRHYHLPHLQRKQLSDASSSSSSSREGCVLQRTMGTSILESLEESPEEQEVGKQEAEMSSQEDLFLSPHRQDKKDEDSKVMSSQEVSRLHTPQGRSTPVEPHLQLLKQALKQVKPHTDSGESKIVQSQGTPTSKYIRTSTPSYDGKEPLQSQGTPIAEKFSCLQFSGTVGETSESSDAVQPSPEAFSSHIIPSSPTDGQNGINDRSNANVSTTSSDEVELLSPPHYQATSLVKETSSSSSNAVNNPSPNAVQVIPDSPERKENSNEDNSDELVRLPRWQVELMRKAQAEEDKSKMTKQSSSLTSTSAPSASMGNITEENPVQQQSVDSMDYDESEPSLPAYKRPKLDHMPNKPAVETFEQQSVSPSSFVIDADDKLFKFPDKPVKKDPPLIAQQEHGGPTQPDLSEDLFQPGTSSTQESITASQVVSKSFQQSEPSPGDEEQEMDQSQLSFSLHLTQSQAESQMPNETSPAMDIDDQQDDPSCLSALTEPITSQSILEPLVPTAHTPKHHEDTRQGIPAGSIERDEQIDKVIPPDSNPTSKIHLQGSEPSNVIPSCSNTDPKNGSNADPEMDKKSTVHINVTHSEEHNDNRRDNGEDEQQAILPTSEVSSESTSTVFHFSLPPDTEPLQPALCTTPPPLRLWQKPIELIEPEPTTQSAVESVACVTAEQTAQAPSTPQIQLSIMRQETPESDSEATQTYLHIENPVSTRPPTDNVNEPDIQPNTRAQPTSRQQETAAPLSPFAAAQSVFARKANKGTKRKKELSPVASDNPFAFTSQDDVPQEPIAKRQRDEQETTDKRRRNEPEPTDKRRRDEPPTDIHERRRYRKVTKTKTIRTVTTTVKHVVTVRTYLGESDEVASEVTFEDNEVPAVEKEVKENEEVEHFEETITAAGGSTIKPVRNKKETAKIHDTRRSPRRSTRGTALPGQDGEDRPSGEGRQSGGPGIQAVWEAGTSGVDTVPPLTRQATIPVIDEPPASHTPPHPLSAGVRVLARWSDNFFYPGEVTSGPSKAGLFNVTFDDGDKRRLRAERLIAKDVLSVGQNVLAQGEDDFFEEAVIVGHYKSGDERGYEVEDKKGCTKRYPRSKVILSEEQVAVLLTSSSSLRTTSSSSVSTSVQPPRDTSTGRSLGGSADASCRTPRDRSRENGKNHQRTKSSGKDSTCSTRGSRDTSRDTSCKDTTGSAGTRPTRQSPRKSAAKNNETPKSSRKGSRMYRERTLSRRKRDIGNSSNETSTDESPQRVKPHGARRGLGKALGQGGARNPRLFSGYSFLITSVRKEDLNDSTDSESERLELDRKELEHLITSCGGVVFNTFSKSQTAEKCFLISNTCQRTQKYFQSLAYGIPCLSHMFIHDCHTLNKIQPFRKYLLPAGRSLETGELVECGTQPRPKVLRGLRVYLHGDRVFRQTWSSVALAAGSEVVTKLPNRPSRAVEQSDDLDFNCDVIVTDTSPLSVSTRHVVSVLGIPLVTLEWLLQCLINGWVVSFDNPKYFVT; translated from the exons ATGGATTTCAGTGAAAACTGCGATTTCTCCCCACCGTGTCTACTGGTTCCAAACTCACAGTTTGAAGAGCTAGAATTTGGACCACATGAGCATATAAAATCAATCACAACAAGTCTCCCAGGTCTTTTACCGCCATCAAAAAGAGCAGCAATAATAAGCAAGAATAATGTTAATGATGGTCTTCTTACGGGCTCCCCTCAATACGATGACGTCCAGGAAGGTGCTATAAGGTATGCAGGGGGTACTGGAAacagtggtggtggtggtggtaatgcaaCAAGCGAAAAATCTGAAGATGCAGGAGGCTCATCTTCAACGACAGGAGCTGGAGACCAGGGGAGTGCTGGCCAAggaggtgggggtgggggtaccACTGCTGGTAGTGgaggtgatggtggtgacaatcatgacgatgatgatgatgaagaagaaCCTAGTGCTTATGAAGATGACACCAGCCATTCTGAAAACCAAAGCTCCAGCTCCAACAACTCTATTCCAAATCTGATCCCCCCAGGTCAACCACATGAGGGGAGCATTCCTGAATGGAAATACCCTTTCTCAGATACAGCACAGCAGAAGAAAATGAATCAATCTTCATGTTCCTCTTATCAAAGTGCTAATATTACCAGTTCTTCTAGTGAGAGTGCCATACAAAGCAATGTCTCTACATCCTATAGCCAGGCTTCAACTGCAGTTGTTGGTAATGATAGTGTGAGTGAACTTCACAATGTATCTGGTGCAAGTGAGGAATTGCATGCACATAATGACAGTACTGCATCTACAGCAGCTGCTGATGATGTTGCAGATGTTAGTGATATCCATACTCCTGAGAGCACTAGTGGGGTACAACAAAGGCCACTACTTTTGAAAAagtcatcatcttcatcaagtGGAG TGTCCAAATCAAGTGTTAACAGCAGCATGTATCAAGCGTCATCCAGTAGCAGCCCAACCAGCCTCTCCACCCTCAGCTCTCCAGAGACTCGGCATTATCACCTCCCTCATCTTCAGCGTAAACAGCTGAGTGATGCCAGCTCTAGTAGCTCAAGCAGCAGGGAGGGGTGTGTATTGCAGCGTACCATGGGCACTAGCATACTAGAGTCTCTTGAAGAGAGTCCAGAGGAGCAGGAGGTCGGTAAGCAAGAGGCTGAAATGTCATCCCAGGAGGACCTTTTTCTTTCACCTCATAGACAAGACAAAAAAGATGAAGATTCAAAAGTTATGTCATCCCAAGAGGTGTCAAGGCTTCACACTCCTCAGGGACGCTCAACCCCTGTTGAACCCCATTTGCAACTCTTGAAACAGGCTCTTAAACAGGTCAAGCCTCATACGGATTCTGGTGAATCAAAGATAGTACAAAGTCAGGGAACACCAACATCAAAATACATCAGGACATCTACCCCTTCTTATGATGGTAAAGAACCATTACAAAGTCAAGGGACACCTATAGCAGAAAAATTTAGCTGCTTGCAATTTTCTGGGACAGTTGGAGAAACCAGTGAATCCTCAGATGCAGTGCAGCCTTCACCTGAAGCTTTTTCTTCACACATTATCCCATCCTCTCCAACAGATGGCCAAAATGGTATCAATGACAGATCCAATGCAAATgtatcaacaacatcatcagaCGAAGTAGAGCTTCTGAGCCCTCCACATTACCAGGCCACTAGCCTTGTAAAAGAGACCAGTAGTTCATCTTCAAATGCAGTGAATAATCCATCACCAAATGCTGTCCAGGTTATTCCTGACTCTCCagaaaggaaagaaaataGCAATGAAGATAACTCTGATGAACTGGTGAGACTCCCAAGGTGGCAGGTCGAGCTTATGAGGAAGGCCCAAGCAGAGGAAGATAAGTCCAAGATGACCAAGCAGTCTTCATCGTTGACTTCAACAAGTGCTCCTTCTGCTTCAATGGGGAATATAACTGAGGAGAATCCAGTGCAACAACAATCTGTTGACTCAATGGATTATGATGAAAGTGAGCCTTCTTTGCCTGCATACAAGAGGCCTAAGCTTGACCACATGCCAAACAAGCCTGCTGTTgaaacttttgagcaacaatCTGTGTCCCCATCATCATTTGTAATTGATGCTGATGATAAGCTGTTCAAATTCCCTGACAAGCCAGTCAAGAAAGATCCACCTTTGATTGCTCAGCAGGAGCATGGAGGGCCTACACAACCAGACTTGTCTGAAGACTTGTTCCAACCTGGAACTAGCTCTACTCAAGAATCCATCACAGCTTCTCAAGTTG TTAGCAAAAGCTTTCAGCAGTCTGAGCCATCTCCAGGTGACGAAGAGCAAGAGATGGACCAGTCTCAACTGTCCTTCAGTCTTCACCTCACTCAGTCTCAAGCAGAATCACAAATGCCAAATGAAACAAGTCCTGCTATGGATATTGATGATCAACAa GATGACCCCTCATGCTTGTCTGCATTGACAGAACCAATCACAAGCCAGTCCATATTGGAGCCACTTGTACCTACTGCCCATACACCCAAGCACCATGAGGATACAAGGCAAGGGATACCTGCTGGGTCTATAGAGAGGGATGAGCAGATAGACAAGGTTATTCCACCAGATAGCAACCCCACAAGTAAAATACATTTGCAAGGGAGTGAACCATCAAACGTTATTCCATCCTGTAGCAACACAGATCCCAAAAATGGATCAAATGCAGACCCGGAAATGGATAAGAAGAGTACTGTGCATATCAATGTTACACACTCTGAAGAGCACAATGATAATCGGCGAGACAATGGTGAAGATGAGCAACAGGCCATTCTTCCTACATCTGAAGTGTCCAGCGAGTCCACTAGTACAGTATTCCATTTCTCACTTCCTCCTGATACTGAACCCCTCCAACCGGCTCTCTGCACCACCCCTCCACCCTTACGTTTGTGGCAAAAGCCGATCGAGCTGATTGAGCCAGAGCCTACCACTCAGTCTGCGGTCGAGTCTGTGGCATGTGTGACCGCGGAACAAACTGCTCAAG CGCCGAGTACACCTCAAATACAGCTTTCCATCATGAGACAGGAAACACCAGAGAGTGACTCCGAGGCTACTCAGACGTATCTACACATCGAGAACCCCGTATCCACCCGACCTCCCACCGACAATGTAAATGAACCCGATATCCAGCCGAATACCCGAGCTCAACCGACTTCCAGACAGCAAGAAACTGCCGCACCACTCTCTCCATTTGCAGCAGCGCAATCTGTTTTCGCTCGCAAAGCAAATAAAGGCACAAAGCGTAAAAAGGAGTTGTCCCCTGTCGCTTCCGATAACCCATTCGCATTTACATCGCAAGATGATGTGCCCCAGGAGCCGATTGCCAAGCGACAGAGAGACGAGCAAGAAACGACTGACAAGCGACGGAGGAACGAGCCAGAACCGACTGACAAGCGACGGAGAGACGAGCCGCCGACGGACATACACGAAAGAAGGCGATACCGCAAGGTCACGAAGACCAAGACCATTCGCACTGTTACTACAACAGTAAAACACGTGGTGACGGTGCGGACATACTTGGGAGAAAGCGACGAGGTGGCCTCGGAAGTGACCTTTGAAGATAACGAAGTCCCGGCTGTAGAGAAAGAG GTGAAGGAAAATGAGGAGGTGGAACATTTTGAGGAGACCATCACTGCAGCAGGGGGCTCAACGATCAAGCCTGTGAGGAACAAAAAGGAAACTGCGAAAATCCACGATACAAGACGATCTCCTCGAAGAAGTACAAGAGGAACAGCGCTCCCCGGACAGGATGGGGAGGACAGGCCATCAGGCGAGGGCCGTCAATCTGGAGGACCAGGAATTCAGGCTGTATGGGAGGCAGGAACCTCAGGTGTGGATACTGTACCCCCTCTAACGCGCCAGGCTACCATACCTGTCATAGATGAGCCCCCCGCATCCCACACTCCGCCCCACCCACTCTCAGCAGGCGTCAGAGTACTTGCGCGCTGGTCGGATAACTTTTTCTATCCCGGAGAGGTGACGTCCGGTCCAAGTAAAGCTGGGCTCTTCAATGTCACATTTGACGATGGTGACAAGAGAAGGCTTCGTGCTGAGAGACTCATAGCGAAAGACGTCTTGAGTGTTGGCCAGAACGTGTTAGCTCAGGGCGAGGATGACTTTTTTGAAGAAGCTGTTATAGTCGGCCATTACAAATCTGGCGACGAGAGGGGTTACGAGGTCGAGGATAAGAAGGGGTGCACCAAGAGATACCCGCGGAGTAAAGTCATCTTGTCGGAGGAGCAGGTTGCAGTTCTCTTGACGAGCAGTAGCTCGCTAAGGACAACAAGTAGTTCAAGCGTCAGCACGTCTGTACAACCCCCTCGAGATACAAGTACAGGGAGGAGTTTGGGTGGCTCTGCCGATGCCTCATGCCGCACCCCCCGTGACAGATCACGTGAAAACGGTAAGAACCATCAGAGAACAAAGTCCAGTGGAAAAGACAGCACGTGTAGTACACGTGGCTCGCGTGATACTTCACGTGACACAAGCTGTAAAGATACCACTGGCTCAGCAGGGACCAGACCAACGCGTCAGAGTCCGCGTAAATCTGCAGCGAAGAACAACGAGACGCCAAAGTCTTCGCGCAAAGGATCACGGATGTACCGGGAGCGTACGTTATCGAGAAGAAAGCGTGATATTGGAAACAGCAGCAACGAGACAAGCACCGATGAAAGCCCACAGAGAGTGAAGCCCCATGGAGCTCGTAGAGGACTGGGCAAAGCGCTGGGTCAGGGAGGTGCACGAAACCCCAGGCTATTCTCCGGCTACTCGTTTTTGATCACTTCTGTGCGGAAGGAGGATTTGAATGACTCGACTGATAGCGAAAGCGAGAGACTGGAGCTGGATCGTAAGGAACTG GAGCATCTCATCACCTCTTGTGGCGGTGTAGTATTTAACACGTTCTCCAAATCGCAGACAGCAGAGAAGTGCTTCTTGATATCCAACACATGCCAAAGAACGCAAAAATACTTCCAGTCCCTCGCGTACGGCATCCCGTGCCTCTCCCACATGTTCATTCACGATTGTCACACACTCAATAAGATCCAGCCTTTCCGCAAGTATCTTCTTCCGGCCGGTAGAAGCCTGGAAACTGGCGAGCTGGTAGAGTGTGGCACGCAACCGCGGCCCAAGGTGTTGCGCGGGCTCAGA GTCTATCTCCATGGCGACCGTGTGTTTCGACAGACGTGGTCCAGCGTGGCACTGGCCGCGGGCTCGGAAGTCGTCACCAAGCTTCCGAATCGTCCCAGTCGCGCGGTCGAGCAGTCGGACGACCTCGACTTCaactgtgacgtcatcgtgacTGACACCTCGCCTCTCTCTGTCAGCACGAGACATGTAGTCTCCGTGCTTGGGATACCTTTGGTGACACTGGAGTGGCTTTTGCAGTGCCTCATTAATGGCTGGGTCGTGTCGTTCGATAACCCTAAGTATTTCGTAACGTAA
- the LOC5506691 gene encoding TP53-binding protein 1 isoform X3 — translation MDFSENCDFSPPCLLVPNSQFEELEFGPHEHIKSITTSLPGLLPPSKRAAIISKNNVNDGLLTGSPQYDDVQEGAIRYAGGTGNSGGGGGNATSEKSEDAGGSSSTTGAGDQGSAGQGGGGGGTTAGSGGDGGDNHDDDDDEEEPSAYEDDTSHSENQSSSSNNSIPNLIPPGQPHEGSIPEWKYPFSDTAQQKKMNQSSCSSYQSANITSSSSESAIQSNVSTSYSQASTAVVGNDSVSELHNVSGASEELHAHNDSTASTAAADDVADVSDIHTPESTSGVQQRPLLLKKSSSSSSGVSKSSVNSSMYQASSSSSPTSLSTLSSPETRHYHLPHLQRKQLSDASSSSSSSREGCVLQRTMGTSILESLEESPEEQEVGKQEAEMSSQEDLFLSPHRQDKKDEDSKVMSSQEVSRLHTPQGRSTPVEPHLQLLKQALKQVKPHTDSGESKIVQSQGTPTSKYIRTSTPSYDGKEPLQSQGTPIAEKFSCLQFSGTVGETSESSDAVQPSPEAFSSHIIPSSPTDGQNGINDRSNANVSTTSSDEVELLSPPHYQATSLVKETSSSSSNAVNNPSPNAVQVIPDSPERKENSNEDNSDELVRLPRWQVELMRKAQAEEDKSKMTKQSSSLTSTSAPSASMGNITEENPVQQQSVDSMDYDESEPSLPAYKRPKLDHMPNKPAVETFEQQSVSPSSFVIDADDKLFKFPDKPVKKDPPLIAQQEHGGPTQPDLSEDLFQPGTSSTQESITASQVVVSKSFQQSEPSPGDEEQEMDQSQLSFSLHLTQSQAESQMPNETSPAMDIDDQQDDPSCLSALTEPITSQSILEPLVPTAHTPKHHEDTRQGIPAGSIERDEQIDKVIPPDSNPTSKIHLQGSEPSNVIPSCSNTDPKNGSNADPEMDKKSTVHINVTHSEEHNDNRRDNGEDEQQAILPTSEVSSESTSTVFHFSLPPDTEPLQPALCTTPPPLRLWQKPIELIEPEPTTQSAVESVACVTAEQTAQAPSTPQIQLSIMRQETPESDSEATQTYLHIENPVSTRPPTDNVNEPDIQPNTRAQPTSRQQETAAPLSPFAAAQSVFARKANKGTKRKKELSPVASDNPFAFTSQDDVPQEPIAKRQRDEQETTDKRRRNEPEPTDKRRRDEPPTDIHERRRYRKVTKTKTIRTVTTTVKHVVTVRTYLGESDEVASEVTFEDNEVPAVEKEVKENEEVEHFEETITAAGGSTIKPVRNKKETAKIHDTRRSPRRSTRGTALPGQDGEDRPSGEGRQSGGPGIQAVWEAGTSGVDTVPPLTRQATIPVIDEPPASHTPPHPLSAGVRVLARWSDNFFYPGEVTSGPSKAGLFNVTFDDGDKRRLRAERLIAKDVLSVGQNVLAQGEDDFFEEAVIVGHYKSGDERGYEVEDKKGCTKRYPRSKVILSEEQVAVLLTSSSSLRTTSSSSVSTSVQPPRDTSTGRSLGGSADASCRTPRDRSRENGKNHQRTKSSGKDSTCSTRGSRDTSRDTSCKDTTGSAGTRPTRQSPRKSAAKNNETPKSSRKGSRMYRERTLSRRKRDIGNSSNETSTDESPQRVKPHGARRGLGKALGQGGARNPRLFSGYSFLITSVRKEDLNDSTDSESERLELDRKELTAEKCFLISNTCQRTQKYFQSLAYGIPCLSHMFIHDCHTLNKIQPFRKYLLPAGRSLETGELVECGTQPRPKVLRGLRVYLHGDRVFRQTWSSVALAAGSEVVTKLPNRPSRAVEQSDDLDFNCDVIVTDTSPLSVSTRHVVSVLGIPLVTLEWLLQCLINGWVVSFDNPKYFVT, via the exons ATGGATTTCAGTGAAAACTGCGATTTCTCCCCACCGTGTCTACTGGTTCCAAACTCACAGTTTGAAGAGCTAGAATTTGGACCACATGAGCATATAAAATCAATCACAACAAGTCTCCCAGGTCTTTTACCGCCATCAAAAAGAGCAGCAATAATAAGCAAGAATAATGTTAATGATGGTCTTCTTACGGGCTCCCCTCAATACGATGACGTCCAGGAAGGTGCTATAAGGTATGCAGGGGGTACTGGAAacagtggtggtggtggtggtaatgcaaCAAGCGAAAAATCTGAAGATGCAGGAGGCTCATCTTCAACGACAGGAGCTGGAGACCAGGGGAGTGCTGGCCAAggaggtgggggtgggggtaccACTGCTGGTAGTGgaggtgatggtggtgacaatcatgacgatgatgatgatgaagaagaaCCTAGTGCTTATGAAGATGACACCAGCCATTCTGAAAACCAAAGCTCCAGCTCCAACAACTCTATTCCAAATCTGATCCCCCCAGGTCAACCACATGAGGGGAGCATTCCTGAATGGAAATACCCTTTCTCAGATACAGCACAGCAGAAGAAAATGAATCAATCTTCATGTTCCTCTTATCAAAGTGCTAATATTACCAGTTCTTCTAGTGAGAGTGCCATACAAAGCAATGTCTCTACATCCTATAGCCAGGCTTCAACTGCAGTTGTTGGTAATGATAGTGTGAGTGAACTTCACAATGTATCTGGTGCAAGTGAGGAATTGCATGCACATAATGACAGTACTGCATCTACAGCAGCTGCTGATGATGTTGCAGATGTTAGTGATATCCATACTCCTGAGAGCACTAGTGGGGTACAACAAAGGCCACTACTTTTGAAAAagtcatcatcttcatcaagtGGAG TGTCCAAATCAAGTGTTAACAGCAGCATGTATCAAGCGTCATCCAGTAGCAGCCCAACCAGCCTCTCCACCCTCAGCTCTCCAGAGACTCGGCATTATCACCTCCCTCATCTTCAGCGTAAACAGCTGAGTGATGCCAGCTCTAGTAGCTCAAGCAGCAGGGAGGGGTGTGTATTGCAGCGTACCATGGGCACTAGCATACTAGAGTCTCTTGAAGAGAGTCCAGAGGAGCAGGAGGTCGGTAAGCAAGAGGCTGAAATGTCATCCCAGGAGGACCTTTTTCTTTCACCTCATAGACAAGACAAAAAAGATGAAGATTCAAAAGTTATGTCATCCCAAGAGGTGTCAAGGCTTCACACTCCTCAGGGACGCTCAACCCCTGTTGAACCCCATTTGCAACTCTTGAAACAGGCTCTTAAACAGGTCAAGCCTCATACGGATTCTGGTGAATCAAAGATAGTACAAAGTCAGGGAACACCAACATCAAAATACATCAGGACATCTACCCCTTCTTATGATGGTAAAGAACCATTACAAAGTCAAGGGACACCTATAGCAGAAAAATTTAGCTGCTTGCAATTTTCTGGGACAGTTGGAGAAACCAGTGAATCCTCAGATGCAGTGCAGCCTTCACCTGAAGCTTTTTCTTCACACATTATCCCATCCTCTCCAACAGATGGCCAAAATGGTATCAATGACAGATCCAATGCAAATgtatcaacaacatcatcagaCGAAGTAGAGCTTCTGAGCCCTCCACATTACCAGGCCACTAGCCTTGTAAAAGAGACCAGTAGTTCATCTTCAAATGCAGTGAATAATCCATCACCAAATGCTGTCCAGGTTATTCCTGACTCTCCagaaaggaaagaaaataGCAATGAAGATAACTCTGATGAACTGGTGAGACTCCCAAGGTGGCAGGTCGAGCTTATGAGGAAGGCCCAAGCAGAGGAAGATAAGTCCAAGATGACCAAGCAGTCTTCATCGTTGACTTCAACAAGTGCTCCTTCTGCTTCAATGGGGAATATAACTGAGGAGAATCCAGTGCAACAACAATCTGTTGACTCAATGGATTATGATGAAAGTGAGCCTTCTTTGCCTGCATACAAGAGGCCTAAGCTTGACCACATGCCAAACAAGCCTGCTGTTgaaacttttgagcaacaatCTGTGTCCCCATCATCATTTGTAATTGATGCTGATGATAAGCTGTTCAAATTCCCTGACAAGCCAGTCAAGAAAGATCCACCTTTGATTGCTCAGCAGGAGCATGGAGGGCCTACACAACCAGACTTGTCTGAAGACTTGTTCCAACCTGGAACTAGCTCTACTCAAGAATCCATCACAGCTTCTCAAGTTG TAGTTAGCAAAAGCTTTCAGCAGTCTGAGCCATCTCCAGGTGACGAAGAGCAAGAGATGGACCAGTCTCAACTGTCCTTCAGTCTTCACCTCACTCAGTCTCAAGCAGAATCACAAATGCCAAATGAAACAAGTCCTGCTATGGATATTGATGATCAACAa GATGACCCCTCATGCTTGTCTGCATTGACAGAACCAATCACAAGCCAGTCCATATTGGAGCCACTTGTACCTACTGCCCATACACCCAAGCACCATGAGGATACAAGGCAAGGGATACCTGCTGGGTCTATAGAGAGGGATGAGCAGATAGACAAGGTTATTCCACCAGATAGCAACCCCACAAGTAAAATACATTTGCAAGGGAGTGAACCATCAAACGTTATTCCATCCTGTAGCAACACAGATCCCAAAAATGGATCAAATGCAGACCCGGAAATGGATAAGAAGAGTACTGTGCATATCAATGTTACACACTCTGAAGAGCACAATGATAATCGGCGAGACAATGGTGAAGATGAGCAACAGGCCATTCTTCCTACATCTGAAGTGTCCAGCGAGTCCACTAGTACAGTATTCCATTTCTCACTTCCTCCTGATACTGAACCCCTCCAACCGGCTCTCTGCACCACCCCTCCACCCTTACGTTTGTGGCAAAAGCCGATCGAGCTGATTGAGCCAGAGCCTACCACTCAGTCTGCGGTCGAGTCTGTGGCATGTGTGACCGCGGAACAAACTGCTCAAG CGCCGAGTACACCTCAAATACAGCTTTCCATCATGAGACAGGAAACACCAGAGAGTGACTCCGAGGCTACTCAGACGTATCTACACATCGAGAACCCCGTATCCACCCGACCTCCCACCGACAATGTAAATGAACCCGATATCCAGCCGAATACCCGAGCTCAACCGACTTCCAGACAGCAAGAAACTGCCGCACCACTCTCTCCATTTGCAGCAGCGCAATCTGTTTTCGCTCGCAAAGCAAATAAAGGCACAAAGCGTAAAAAGGAGTTGTCCCCTGTCGCTTCCGATAACCCATTCGCATTTACATCGCAAGATGATGTGCCCCAGGAGCCGATTGCCAAGCGACAGAGAGACGAGCAAGAAACGACTGACAAGCGACGGAGGAACGAGCCAGAACCGACTGACAAGCGACGGAGAGACGAGCCGCCGACGGACATACACGAAAGAAGGCGATACCGCAAGGTCACGAAGACCAAGACCATTCGCACTGTTACTACAACAGTAAAACACGTGGTGACGGTGCGGACATACTTGGGAGAAAGCGACGAGGTGGCCTCGGAAGTGACCTTTGAAGATAACGAAGTCCCGGCTGTAGAGAAAGAG GTGAAGGAAAATGAGGAGGTGGAACATTTTGAGGAGACCATCACTGCAGCAGGGGGCTCAACGATCAAGCCTGTGAGGAACAAAAAGGAAACTGCGAAAATCCACGATACAAGACGATCTCCTCGAAGAAGTACAAGAGGAACAGCGCTCCCCGGACAGGATGGGGAGGACAGGCCATCAGGCGAGGGCCGTCAATCTGGAGGACCAGGAATTCAGGCTGTATGGGAGGCAGGAACCTCAGGTGTGGATACTGTACCCCCTCTAACGCGCCAGGCTACCATACCTGTCATAGATGAGCCCCCCGCATCCCACACTCCGCCCCACCCACTCTCAGCAGGCGTCAGAGTACTTGCGCGCTGGTCGGATAACTTTTTCTATCCCGGAGAGGTGACGTCCGGTCCAAGTAAAGCTGGGCTCTTCAATGTCACATTTGACGATGGTGACAAGAGAAGGCTTCGTGCTGAGAGACTCATAGCGAAAGACGTCTTGAGTGTTGGCCAGAACGTGTTAGCTCAGGGCGAGGATGACTTTTTTGAAGAAGCTGTTATAGTCGGCCATTACAAATCTGGCGACGAGAGGGGTTACGAGGTCGAGGATAAGAAGGGGTGCACCAAGAGATACCCGCGGAGTAAAGTCATCTTGTCGGAGGAGCAGGTTGCAGTTCTCTTGACGAGCAGTAGCTCGCTAAGGACAACAAGTAGTTCAAGCGTCAGCACGTCTGTACAACCCCCTCGAGATACAAGTACAGGGAGGAGTTTGGGTGGCTCTGCCGATGCCTCATGCCGCACCCCCCGTGACAGATCACGTGAAAACGGTAAGAACCATCAGAGAACAAAGTCCAGTGGAAAAGACAGCACGTGTAGTACACGTGGCTCGCGTGATACTTCACGTGACACAAGCTGTAAAGATACCACTGGCTCAGCAGGGACCAGACCAACGCGTCAGAGTCCGCGTAAATCTGCAGCGAAGAACAACGAGACGCCAAAGTCTTCGCGCAAAGGATCACGGATGTACCGGGAGCGTACGTTATCGAGAAGAAAGCGTGATATTGGAAACAGCAGCAACGAGACAAGCACCGATGAAAGCCCACAGAGAGTGAAGCCCCATGGAGCTCGTAGAGGACTGGGCAAAGCGCTGGGTCAGGGAGGTGCACGAAACCCCAGGCTATTCTCCGGCTACTCGTTTTTGATCACTTCTGTGCGGAAGGAGGATTTGAATGACTCGACTGATAGCGAAAGCGAGAGACTGGAGCTGGATCGTAAGGAACTG ACAGCAGAGAAGTGCTTCTTGATATCCAACACATGCCAAAGAACGCAAAAATACTTCCAGTCCCTCGCGTACGGCATCCCGTGCCTCTCCCACATGTTCATTCACGATTGTCACACACTCAATAAGATCCAGCCTTTCCGCAAGTATCTTCTTCCGGCCGGTAGAAGCCTGGAAACTGGCGAGCTGGTAGAGTGTGGCACGCAACCGCGGCCCAAGGTGTTGCGCGGGCTCAGA GTCTATCTCCATGGCGACCGTGTGTTTCGACAGACGTGGTCCAGCGTGGCACTGGCCGCGGGCTCGGAAGTCGTCACCAAGCTTCCGAATCGTCCCAGTCGCGCGGTCGAGCAGTCGGACGACCTCGACTTCaactgtgacgtcatcgtgacTGACACCTCGCCTCTCTCTGTCAGCACGAGACATGTAGTCTCCGTGCTTGGGATACCTTTGGTGACACTGGAGTGGCTTTTGCAGTGCCTCATTAATGGCTGGGTCGTGTCGTTCGATAACCCTAAGTATTTCGTAACGTAA